A single region of the Syntrophus gentianae genome encodes:
- a CDS encoding DEAD/DEAH box helicase: MESATKPKGRRPKSGVTQKISKSTESRVSRTHKPEHLDVEQWQRQLRQQFGEQQKFHLENRGNDRFFSEFALTNPETDRTYRIAIRGEAPGDNYCSCPDYRINNLGTCKHIAYTLAKLKTMRGSKKAFKAGFVPSYSEVYLRYGLQREVRFREGKDAPTALRSLVKEFFDGSSLLKPSRILDFHQFLNALPACGAHEVRCYDDVIAFIAEHQDADYRRRIIQRQLPEGIDSPLFRDLLKTDLYPYQREGALFAARAGRSLIGDDMGLGKTIQAMAAAELMAFLFHIEKVLIVSPTSLKYQWKGEIERFTDRQATVIEGLNQRRSSLYGEGTFYKLINYELVWRDTAQIKAWAPDLIILDEAQRIKNWQTRTAKYVKELESPFVIVLTGTPIENRIEELHSLMEVVDRQRLGPLYRFVHEHRVLDDGGKVIGYKNLEAVRKSMSGIMIRRKKDEVLKQLPQRIDKNFFVPMTQPQWQIHDEYGEIVTRIVAKWRRYRFLSEADQRRLQIAFNMMRMAADNTYLVDKRTVHGPKIEELEMLLQELIVEGGEKVVIFSQWLRMAELVEEVLKSREIAYVQLNGKVPSKDRKDLMNRFREDPDCKVFLSTDAGGVGLNLQSGSTVINMDIPWNPAILEQRIGRVHRLGQKRPVRVINFVTKDSIEERILGLLRFKKSLFTGALDENGQDVVMVGESQLQKIMESVEAATDHLAAADPLAELQEVRETQADEIRTEERETAEALELTVAAALSPQGNTAASSPWGGKVGEADDLGSLLVRGAEFLTGLGQALAQKDASPREVIEAHLAPLLARDEATGKAYLKIPVPEPEAIQGLFTALGGIVAGIMGKQK, from the coding sequence ATGGAAAGCGCAACAAAACCGAAGGGGAGGCGGCCCAAAAGCGGCGTCACCCAGAAGATCTCCAAATCAACCGAAAGCAGAGTATCGCGTACCCACAAACCGGAACACCTCGATGTCGAACAGTGGCAGCGCCAGCTCCGACAGCAATTCGGCGAACAACAGAAGTTCCATCTGGAAAACCGGGGAAACGACCGGTTCTTTTCCGAGTTCGCCTTGACGAACCCGGAAACGGACCGGACCTACCGGATCGCCATCCGGGGGGAGGCCCCTGGCGACAACTACTGCTCCTGTCCGGACTATAGGATCAACAACCTCGGCACGTGCAAGCACATCGCCTATACCCTCGCCAAATTGAAGACAATGCGGGGATCGAAGAAGGCCTTCAAGGCGGGATTCGTCCCATCGTACTCGGAGGTCTATCTCCGATACGGCCTGCAGCGGGAAGTCCGTTTCCGGGAAGGAAAGGATGCCCCGACGGCGTTGCGGTCCCTTGTGAAGGAATTCTTCGATGGGAGCAGTCTGCTGAAGCCTTCGCGAATCCTCGATTTCCACCAGTTTCTCAACGCCCTCCCCGCCTGTGGCGCCCATGAGGTGCGCTGTTACGACGACGTCATCGCCTTCATTGCCGAGCACCAGGACGCGGATTACCGCAGGCGGATCATTCAGCGGCAACTGCCGGAGGGCATCGACAGCCCCCTGTTCAGGGACCTCCTCAAGACGGATCTCTACCCCTACCAGCGGGAAGGGGCCCTCTTTGCCGCCCGGGCGGGCCGTTCCCTTATCGGCGACGACATGGGCCTCGGGAAGACGATCCAGGCGATGGCCGCGGCGGAATTGATGGCCTTCCTGTTCCATATCGAAAAGGTCCTGATCGTTTCGCCCACCTCCCTGAAATACCAGTGGAAGGGGGAGATCGAGCGGTTCACGGACCGACAGGCCACGGTCATCGAGGGCCTGAACCAGCGGCGCAGCAGTCTATACGGGGAAGGCACGTTCTACAAACTGATCAACTACGAGCTCGTTTGGCGGGACACGGCACAGATCAAGGCGTGGGCTCCCGACCTCATCATCCTCGACGAGGCCCAGCGGATCAAGAACTGGCAGACGCGGACGGCAAAGTACGTCAAGGAGTTGGAATCCCCCTTTGTCATCGTCCTCACGGGGACGCCCATCGAGAACCGCATCGAGGAATTGCACTCCCTCATGGAGGTCGTTGACCGCCAGCGCCTCGGGCCCCTATACCGCTTCGTCCATGAGCACCGGGTCCTGGACGACGGGGGCAAGGTGATCGGCTATAAAAATCTGGAGGCAGTCCGCAAATCCATGTCCGGGATCATGATCCGCCGTAAGAAGGACGAGGTCCTGAAACAGCTCCCCCAACGCATCGATAAGAACTTCTTCGTTCCCATGACGCAGCCGCAGTGGCAGATCCACGATGAATATGGTGAAATCGTTACCCGAATCGTCGCCAAGTGGCGGCGCTACCGGTTTCTCTCCGAGGCCGACCAGCGGCGGCTCCAGATCGCCTTCAACATGATGCGCATGGCGGCGGACAACACATACCTCGTGGACAAGCGGACCGTTCACGGTCCCAAGATCGAGGAACTGGAAATGCTCCTCCAGGAACTGATCGTCGAGGGGGGCGAGAAGGTCGTGATCTTCTCCCAGTGGCTGCGCATGGCGGAACTGGTGGAGGAGGTCCTGAAGAGCCGGGAAATTGCCTATGTCCAACTGAACGGCAAGGTCCCATCGAAGGATCGGAAGGACCTCATGAACCGGTTTCGGGAGGACCCCGACTGCAAGGTCTTCCTCTCCACCGATGCGGGTGGCGTCGGTCTCAACCTCCAGAGCGGCTCCACTGTCATCAACATGGATATCCCCTGGAATCCCGCCATCCTCGAACAGCGGATCGGCCGGGTCCACCGTCTCGGCCAGAAGCGGCCGGTGCGGGTAATCAATTTTGTCACGAAGGATTCCATTGAGGAGAGGATATTGGGCCTCCTGCGTTTCAAGAAATCCCTCTTCACCGGCGCCTTGGACGAGAACGGCCAGGATGTGGTCATGGTCGGGGAAAGCCAGCTCCAGAAGATCATGGAGTCCGTCGAGGCCGCCACCGATCATCTTGCCGCCGCTGATCCCTTGGCCGAATTGCAGGAGGTGCGGGAAACCCAGGCGGACGAGATCCGGACGGAGGAAAGGGAAACCGCCGAGGCCCTGGAGTTGACCGTTGCGGCGGCGCTGTCGCCGCAAGGAAATACCGCCGCGTCCAGCCCATGGGGCGGCAAGGTCGGGGAGGCCGATGATCTCGGATCGCTGCTTGTCAGGGGGGCGGAATTTCTGACCGGCCTCGGCCAGGCCCTGGCGCAAAAGGATGCCTCGCCCCGCGAGGTCATAGAGGCGCATCTGGCGCCGCTGCTGGCTCGAGACGAAGCAACGGGCAAGGCCTATTTGAAGATCCCCGTCCCGGAGCCCGAGGCGATCCAGGGCCTCTTCACCGCCCTGGGCGGCATCGTCGCCGGGATCATGGGGAAGCAGAAATAG
- a CDS encoding type II toxin-antitoxin system RelE/ParE family toxin — protein MIKTFRCRESEKIFSGLFSRKLSSDIQRVALRKLTQIHAAETLEFLRVPPANFLEQLSGDRSGQWSIRINDQWRICFVWKDGNAYDVEIVDYH, from the coding sequence ATGATTAAGACATTCAGATGCAGGGAATCGGAAAAGATTTTTTCTGGACTCTTTTCCAGGAAGCTTTCCAGTGATATCCAACGGGTTGCTCTTCGAAAACTGACACAAATACATGCGGCCGAAACGCTGGAGTTTCTTCGTGTTCCTCCTGCTAATTTTCTTGAACAACTTTCTGGAGACAGGTCGGGCCAATGGAGCATCCGCATCAATGATCAATGGCGAATCTGTTTCGTATGGAAGGACGGAAACGCCTACGATGTCGAAATTGTCGATTATCATTAA